A single genomic interval of Paludisphaera rhizosphaerae harbors:
- a CDS encoding acyltransferase family protein — protein MKTYTTLERPRGDRDNAVGLLRFVLTSTVVLSHSLRMHGLSISHDPMIKLTSGQYTMGGMAVDAFFVLSGFLVAASWAGSRGWGDFLTRRATRIYPAFFAAVAFTSLVAAPWLAARGIRRPPEATFAGLAIPALWLDFRELGVNGSLWTIRYDFYYYLFIGMVGAAGLLRRRWSVAAMWLAAWGVYIASITLGVQAGIEGQHPRLLTCFLSGTVAYALRDKIRVSWGWMAVSFAALAWLGGAMVSYQTWPYRVMNLAFPVFGAYALLFAAFRPGARAAKLNWTGDYSYGLYLYAYPIQLMIMVAFRPHLNVVTHFLISWAVALVFAGVSLRLIERPFMKLRLKPAVAQRPVVPRPHIMVGDEATTAVSAKA, from the coding sequence GAAAACATATACAACGCTGGAACGGCCGCGGGGCGACCGCGACAACGCGGTGGGGCTGTTGCGATTCGTACTGACGTCGACGGTCGTCCTGTCGCACTCCCTGCGCATGCACGGCCTCTCGATCAGCCACGACCCGATGATCAAGTTGACCTCCGGCCAGTACACGATGGGTGGGATGGCGGTCGATGCGTTCTTCGTCCTGAGCGGCTTCCTGGTCGCGGCGAGTTGGGCGGGGTCGCGCGGGTGGGGGGACTTCCTGACACGCCGGGCGACTCGGATCTATCCGGCCTTCTTCGCGGCGGTCGCCTTCACCAGCCTGGTCGCAGCGCCTTGGCTCGCGGCCCGAGGGATCAGGCGACCGCCCGAAGCCACGTTCGCAGGCCTGGCGATTCCGGCCCTCTGGCTCGACTTTCGCGAACTGGGTGTGAACGGCTCGCTCTGGACGATTCGCTACGACTTCTATTACTACCTGTTTATCGGCATGGTCGGAGCGGCCGGCCTGCTCCGCCGACGCTGGTCCGTGGCGGCGATGTGGCTGGCCGCGTGGGGGGTCTACATCGCCTCGATCACCCTGGGGGTCCAGGCGGGCATCGAAGGGCAGCACCCCAGGCTTCTGACCTGCTTCCTGTCGGGGACGGTAGCCTACGCCCTCCGAGACAAGATCCGGGTCTCCTGGGGCTGGATGGCCGTCTCGTTCGCGGCCCTCGCCTGGCTCGGCGGAGCGATGGTCTCCTACCAGACCTGGCCGTACCGGGTGATGAATCTGGCCTTCCCCGTCTTCGGGGCTTACGCCCTGCTCTTCGCCGCGTTCCGGCCAGGCGCCCGGGCGGCGAAGCTGAACTGGACCGGCGACTATTCGTACGGCCTGTACCTGTACGCGTACCCGATCCAGTTGATGATCATGGTGGCGTTCCGGCCGCACCTCAACGTGGTGACGCACTTCCTGATCTCGTGGGCCGTTGCGCTGGTCTTCGCCGGCGTCAGCCTGCGGTTGATCGAACGGCCGTTCATGAAGCTCCGCCTCAAGCCGGCCGTCGCTCAGCGTCCGGTCGTTCCCCGTCCCCATATCATGGTCGGGGACGAGGCGACGACGGCCGTTTCGGCGAAGGCGTGA